Proteins encoded by one window of Vitis riparia cultivar Riparia Gloire de Montpellier isolate 1030 chromosome 11, EGFV_Vit.rip_1.0, whole genome shotgun sequence:
- the LOC117925121 gene encoding mitochondrial outer membrane import complex protein METAXIN: protein MDELDNQKLTLVARKPCFGLPTACPSCLPVYIYLRFAQVPFDLSFNLIHPDSDQIPYIESGAYVAYNNEKGGVLESLKEDGIIDLDSQLHAIPEWLSMKVMISTWLEEAIMYELWVCSDGSSAKKIYYSDLPWPIGNILYFKQIHAVKQLLGITKDNAERREEEIRRRATIAYGALSTRLGEQTFFFENRPSGVDALFLGHALFTLQALPDTSVLRSKLLEHSNLVQYAEKLKTEFMEAGSSSSSVPRFPAEPSSSTSRRGPSNWSSKAKSKPKREKTEEEKTFRRRAKYFLVTQLVAVLVFLSLLGVSGGDNEVDLDDEDDDYNY, encoded by the exons ATGGATGAACTGGACAACCAGAAACTCACTCTTGTTGCAAGGAAGCCGTGCTTTGGCCTCCCAACAGCTTGCCCTTCTTGCTTGCCTGTTTACATCTACCTCAGATTCGCTCAAGTTCCCTTTGATCTGAGTTTCAATCTCATTCATCCTGATTCTG ATCAAATTCCTTACATTGAGTCTGGTGCTTATGTGGCCTATAACAATGAGAAGGGTGGGGTTCTTGAAAGTTTAAAGGAGGATGGTATTATTGATTTGGACTCTCAACTTCATGCTATCCCAGAATGGTTATCCATGAAGGTGATGATCAGCACCTGGCTGGAAGAGGCAATCATGTATGAACTCTGGGTATGCTCTGATGGAAGTTCTGCTAAGAAGATCTATTATTCTGATCTCCCATGGCCAATAGGAAATATTTTATACTTCAAGCAGATCCATGCTGTGAAACAGCTACTTGGGATAACAAAAGACAATGCAGAACGAAGAGAAGAAGAG ATTCGCAGGAGAGCAACCATCGCATATGGAGCTTTGTCAACTAGGTTAGGGGAGCAAACCTTTTTCTTTGAGAACAG GCCAAGTGGTGTGGATGCATTGTTTCTTGGGCATGCCCTTTTTACTCTTCAAGCTTTACCT gaCACATCGGTGTTGAGGAGCAAGCTCTTAGAGCACAGTAATCTTGTGCAGTATGCTGAAAAACTTAAGACAGAATTCATGGAAGCTggttcttcatcttcttctgtCCCACGGTTCCCAGCAGAACCTTCATCATCAACATCAAGAAGAGGTCCTTCAAATTGGA GTTCGAAAGCCAAGAGTAAACCAAAGAGGGAAAAGACTGAGGAAGAGAAAACTTTCAGAAGAAGGGCCAAATATTTCTTGGTAACACAACTGGTTGCAGTTCTAGTTTTTCTGTCTCTCCTGGGTGTAAGTGGTGGCGATAATGAAGTGGACCttgatgatgaggatgatgattaCAATTATTAA
- the LOC117925391 gene encoding E3 ubiquitin-protein ligase SINAT3-like, which translates to MAESLELHCKNEEFGCPEIIPYHTKLMHEDSCNFRPYNCPWYGCPCSALGDIPLFVSHLTNYHKAVMLYGCKFKLEFLIEDLYKYQSYKWDVTIINCFDKHCCLHAETFLIGSTPIYMAFLSLIGNQVEADNYSYNLEIGGNGWKLTFEAIP; encoded by the exons ATGGCTGAATCTCTTGAACTGCATTGCAAGAATGAGGAGTTTGGTTGCCCTGAGATCATCCCTTACCACACCAAGCTCATGCATGAAGACTCGTGTAACTTCAGACCATACAACTGCCCATGGTATGGATGTCCGTGCTCTGCTCTTGGGGATATTCCACTCTTTGTTTCTCACTTGACAAATTATCACAAGGCAGTCATGCTCTATGGCTGCAAGTTCAAACTTGAATTTTTGATAGAAGATCTCTATAAATACCAAAGCTACAAATGGGATGTAACT ATCATCAATTGTTTTGACAAACACTGTTGTCTCCATGCTGAAACCTTCCTTATAGGGTCGACTCCCATTTACATGGCATTCCTCAGCCTGATAGGCAACCAAGTAGAGGCCGACAACTACAGCTACAACCTGGAGATAGGTGGAAATGGGTGGAAGCTTACTTTTGAGGCCATCCCATGA